One segment of Alnus glutinosa chromosome 2, dhAlnGlut1.1, whole genome shotgun sequence DNA contains the following:
- the LOC133860956 gene encoding protein NUCLEAR FUSION DEFECTIVE 6, mitochondrial-like isoform X2, translating to MASAAARSVFRSCSVSARRAAARLGPEAKAAGSPFRIGTKKPVSTPTLRCPVEMSFCVESMLPYHTATASALMTSMLSISQCSYGRLPEACNDDV from the exons ATGGCCTCAGCCGCTGCCAGGTCCGTTTTCCGCTCATGCTCCGTATCCGCTCGCCGCGCTGCCGCTCGGCTCGGTCCCGAAGCCAAAGCCGCCGGCTCTCCCTTTCGCATCGGAACCAAAAAGCCCGTCTCCACTCCAACTctcag GTGCCCTGTTGAAATGAGCTTCTGTGTGGAGTCGATGCTGCCATACCACACTGCAACTGCATCGGCATTGATGACTTCGATGCTATCAATCTCTCAATGCAGTTATGGTCGGCTCCCTGAAG
- the LOC133860956 gene encoding protein NUCLEAR FUSION DEFECTIVE 6, mitochondrial-like isoform X3: MASAAARSVFRSCSVSARRAAARLGPEAKAAGSPFRIGTKKPVSTPTLRCPVEMSFCVESMLPYHTATASALMTSMLSISQCSYGRLPEGL, encoded by the exons ATGGCCTCAGCCGCTGCCAGGTCCGTTTTCCGCTCATGCTCCGTATCCGCTCGCCGCGCTGCCGCTCGGCTCGGTCCCGAAGCCAAAGCCGCCGGCTCTCCCTTTCGCATCGGAACCAAAAAGCCCGTCTCCACTCCAACTctcag GTGCCCTGTTGAAATGAGCTTCTGTGTGGAGTCGATGCTGCCATACCACACTGCAACTGCATCGGCATTGATGACTTCGATGCTATCAATCTCTCAATGCAGTTATGGTCGGCTCCCTGAAG
- the LOC133860956 gene encoding protein NUCLEAR FUSION DEFECTIVE 6, mitochondrial-like isoform X1: MASAAARSVFRSCSVSARRAAARLGPEAKAAGSPFRIGTKKPVSTPTLRCPVEMSFCVESMLPYHTATASALMTSMLSISQCSYGRLPEGRDKTR, encoded by the exons ATGGCCTCAGCCGCTGCCAGGTCCGTTTTCCGCTCATGCTCCGTATCCGCTCGCCGCGCTGCCGCTCGGCTCGGTCCCGAAGCCAAAGCCGCCGGCTCTCCCTTTCGCATCGGAACCAAAAAGCCCGTCTCCACTCCAACTctcag GTGCCCTGTTGAAATGAGCTTCTGTGTGGAGTCGATGCTGCCATACCACACTGCAACTGCATCGGCATTGATGACTTCGATGCTATCAATCTCTCAATGCAGTTATGGTCGGCTCCCTGAAG